In one Oncorhynchus nerka isolate Pitt River linkage group LG7, Oner_Uvic_2.0, whole genome shotgun sequence genomic region, the following are encoded:
- the lratd2a gene encoding protein LRATD2a: protein MGNQVDKIKQSQQSYAEVPTVDPNGLDTEEGPRIGVSYIFSTDDEEQEGENRNVDGADKEHHTGTEHKHCDKSNEVDCAVYHRGECIYEKSVKTAGMETYSPEILLNKCRAGDLVEFVTTGQYPHWAVYVGDFQVVHLHRAEIKNSFLTDASQGRRCRIVNELYKFKALSAEMVVQNAMEQVGAKDRELSWRNSECFAAWCRFGKREFKMGGEIRIGKQPYRLKILMSDKQSHMLEFQCLEDLIMEKRRHDQVGRTSVVQELANHLNSVGEIKRNPLSDPITAQTAQ, encoded by the coding sequence ATGGGCAACCAGGTGGATAAAATTAAACAGTCACAACAAAGTTACGCAGAAGTTCCCACAGTGGACCCCAACGGGCTGGACACTGAGGAGGGTCCTCGGATCGGAGTGTCATATATTTTCTCAACAGATGACGAGGAACAGGAGGGTGAAAACCGTAACGTAGATGGAGCGGATAAGGAGCACCACACTGGTACGGAACATAAACACTGCGACAAGAGCAACGAGGTGGATTGCGCGGTTTACCACCGGGGGGAATGTATTTACGAGAAGAGCGTCAAGACCGCGGGCATGGAAACCTACTCCCCCGAGATCCTACTAAACAAATGCAGGGCAGGTGACCTGGTGGAATTTGTAACCACGGGACAGTACCCCCACTGGGCGGTGTATGTCGGTGACTTCCAGGTGGTGCACCTGCACAGAGCAGAGATAAAGAACAGCTTCCTGACAGACGCCAGCCAGGGAAGGAGATGTAGGATagtcaacgagctgtataaatTCAAAGCCCTCAGCGCCGAGATGGTGGTTCAGAACGCTATGGAACAGGTAGGAGCTAAAGACAGAGAGTTGAGCTGGAGAAATTCAGAGTGCTTTGCCGCTTGGTGCAGGTTTGGCAAACGGGAGTTCAAAATGGGCGGGGAGATCCGGATAGGAAAACAGCCATACAGGTTAAAGATCCTGATGTCAGATAAACAGTCTCACATGCTGGAGTTCCAGTGTTTAGAGGACTTGAtcatggagaagaggagacacgACCAGGTGGGAAGGACATCAGTGGTCCAGGAGCTGGCCAATCATTTGAACAGTGTCGGGGAGATCAAAAGGAATCCACTCAGTGATCCAATAACAGCACAGACCGCACAGTGA